In Terriglobia bacterium, the following proteins share a genomic window:
- a CDS encoding class I SAM-dependent methyltransferase — MDTAAALKQEVKSYWEGKPCGASVGTSPLYSLEFFEEIERSRYENEPFIHSFAQFTRWREKRVLEIGCGAGTDSLQFARAGAELHSIDLTSAAVELTRRRLEVYGLDGEIRIADAENLPFPENNFDLVYSWGVLHHTPDTQKALAEVHRVLKCGGRFVIMLYNRHSLVSLHLYLNHALRAGRPFRTFKYLLANYMESAGTKAYTRRELRKMFCRFREVSFHPIITGWDAYRLPRFLLPAALGFFQVATGSKLSDTPTAGQLS; from the coding sequence TTGGATACAGCAGCAGCATTGAAGCAAGAGGTGAAGTCCTACTGGGAAGGGAAACCGTGCGGCGCCTCAGTAGGAACGAGCCCGCTCTATAGCCTGGAATTCTTCGAGGAGATCGAGCGTAGCCGCTACGAGAATGAGCCCTTCATCCACTCCTTTGCGCAGTTCACGCGCTGGCGTGAGAAGAGAGTGCTGGAGATCGGTTGCGGCGCTGGTACCGACTCCCTCCAGTTCGCCCGCGCGGGTGCGGAACTTCACAGCATCGATCTCACTTCCGCCGCCGTCGAATTGACGCGCAGGCGCCTAGAGGTCTATGGGTTGGACGGCGAGATCCGCATCGCCGATGCCGAGAACCTTCCTTTCCCCGAGAACAATTTTGACTTGGTATATTCCTGGGGCGTGCTGCATCACACGCCCGATACTCAAAAGGCGCTGGCCGAAGTGCACCGGGTCCTGAAGTGCGGTGGCCGATTCGTCATCATGCTCTACAACCGGCATTCTCTCGTCAGCTTGCATTTGTACTTGAATCACGCCCTTCGGGCAGGCCGCCCCTTTCGAACTTTCAAATATCTGTTGGCGAACTACATGGAAAGCGCCGGTACTAAGGCGTACACCCGTCGCGAACTACGGAAGATGTTTTGCCGTTTCCGCGAAGTTAGCTTCCATCCGATAATCACCGGTTGGGATGCCTATCGCCTGCCGCGATTCTTGCTCCCGGCAGCCCTGGGTTTTTTTCAAGTCGCCACAGGTTCCAAGCTTTCCGACACGCCGACGGCAGGTCAACTCTCATGA
- a CDS encoding flippase, with translation MNRTSASAARDDAVTATTLETSPAAKPAGRLLARNTVLNFIGQFLPAVVALFTVPFVIHRLGAERFGVLSLVALVLGYFSLLDFGVGRATTKFVAEALGKGESREQISRIFWTSLALQGVLGTLGGLLLCASTPFLVRHVLTVPAELISQSETVFLLCSISVLVTLVTGTLSGLLEAHQRFDIVNALRTPSTIATYALPVVVLLLGGGLPAIVICLTVKSIVFALIFFFYCGRLLAGGGPRAVDFRLAPTLFKFGSWLTAVYVLSAMVTYLDRFLIASRLSTTAVTYYAPPYEIVSRLWILPQSLFMTLFPAFAAMWGTQRTDLERLFCRSFKYLVLSASAAVALIIVLAHPLLLFWLGPEFAARSTLVLQLLAVGFLLNSQAWVPSTLLMSMGRPDLVAKLFLLEAPFYFVGAYWMIGKFGIVGAAAAWAIRGGVETIIFFITCWRVASFRSSMFIEQRVVRLLPPLLALLVGVIPLRVAAAGQWWHGLGGVGWTALFAIVSFRFVLDRSERAAVTSPVMRFWRQRARLPEQDSDF, from the coding sequence ATGAATCGGACTTCCGCCAGCGCAGCGCGAGATGACGCCGTGACGGCCACCACTTTGGAGACTTCGCCAGCGGCTAAACCGGCAGGCAGGTTGCTCGCGCGCAATACCGTCCTGAACTTCATCGGGCAATTCTTGCCGGCCGTGGTGGCGCTGTTTACCGTGCCCTTTGTGATTCATCGGCTCGGGGCCGAGCGGTTTGGAGTGTTGTCGCTGGTGGCGCTGGTGCTCGGGTATTTCAGCTTGCTGGATTTCGGCGTTGGCCGGGCCACAACCAAGTTTGTCGCTGAAGCGTTGGGTAAGGGAGAGTCCCGCGAGCAGATCAGCAGAATCTTCTGGACGTCGCTGGCGCTCCAGGGCGTTCTCGGCACTCTCGGCGGCCTGCTGCTGTGTGCGTCTACTCCCTTCCTGGTGCGCCATGTTTTGACGGTCCCAGCGGAGCTCATTTCACAAAGCGAAACCGTTTTCCTTCTCTGTTCCATTTCCGTCCTGGTCACGCTGGTTACCGGCACGCTCAGTGGCTTGCTGGAAGCGCATCAGCGATTCGACATTGTCAATGCGCTGCGAACGCCGTCCACGATCGCCACCTACGCTCTTCCCGTTGTGGTGTTGTTGCTGGGCGGAGGATTGCCGGCCATTGTCATTTGTTTGACTGTCAAGAGCATTGTCTTCGCGCTGATTTTCTTTTTCTACTGCGGGCGCCTGCTGGCCGGGGGCGGACCTCGCGCGGTGGACTTCCGGCTGGCGCCCACGTTGTTCAAGTTCGGCAGTTGGTTGACCGCGGTCTACGTGCTGTCTGCTATGGTCACCTACCTGGACCGGTTCCTCATTGCCTCGCGCCTGTCCACCACTGCCGTAACCTACTACGCGCCGCCGTACGAGATCGTCAGCCGTCTGTGGATTCTTCCCCAGAGCCTGTTCATGACTCTGTTCCCCGCGTTCGCCGCCATGTGGGGGACGCAACGCACTGATCTGGAACGTTTGTTCTGCCGTTCTTTCAAGTATCTTGTGCTCAGTGCCAGTGCCGCGGTTGCGCTTATCATCGTGCTCGCCCATCCACTCCTGCTGTTCTGGCTCGGTCCCGAGTTCGCCGCCAGAAGCACCCTGGTCTTGCAACTGCTGGCTGTCGGTTTCTTGTTGAACTCCCAGGCGTGGGTGCCCTCCACATTGCTGATGAGCATGGGCCGTCCCGATCTGGTCGCCAAGCTCTTCCTGCTGGAAGCCCCGTTTTATTTTGTGGGCGCGTATTGGATGATCGGCAAGTTTGGCATTGTCGGCGCAGCTGCTGCGTGGGCCATTCGCGGTGGCGTGGAGACAATCATTTTCTTCATTACCTGCTGGAGAGTTGCTTCATTTCGATCTTCCATGTTCATCGAACAACGCGTGGTGCGCCTTCTGCCACCGTTGTTGGCTTTGCTTGTCGGCGTCATTCCTCTCCGGGTCGCCGCCGCCGGTCAGTGGTGGCACGGGCTTGGGGGAGTCGGTTGGACCGCACTTTTTGCCATCGTCAGCTTCCGATTCGTGCTCGACCGCTCGGAGAGGGCAGCGGTTACTTCCCCGGTCATGCGTTTCTGGCGGCAGCGCGCGCGATTGCCGGAACAAGACTCCGATTTTTGA
- a CDS encoding class I SAM-dependent methyltransferase, producing MKDTIKSYWEAQPCETDRASSPASTPEYFEEIERARYTTQPFIHSFAQFTRWRGQHVLEIGCGAGTDSLQFARAGTILSAVDLTSAAVALTRERLALSGLSGDIQQGDAEDLPFPDNHFDLVYSWGVLHHTPNTERTFDEAFRVLKPGGKITIMLYNRHSIVAWRVWQKFALRAGRPFRSLTDVIAHNVESAGTKAYTQKELPRMFHRFSNVTVEPVLTPYDLRRLPSWLRLWLPAAWGWFLVVNGCKP from the coding sequence GTGAAAGACACAATCAAATCCTACTGGGAGGCCCAGCCTTGCGAAACCGATCGGGCGTCCAGCCCGGCAAGCACTCCTGAGTACTTTGAGGAAATCGAGCGTGCGCGCTACACCACCCAGCCGTTCATTCATTCCTTCGCCCAGTTCACGCGCTGGCGCGGCCAGCATGTATTGGAGATCGGCTGCGGAGCGGGCACTGATTCGCTGCAGTTTGCCCGCGCCGGCACCATCCTGTCGGCGGTGGATTTGACGTCCGCTGCCGTCGCCCTGACCCGCGAGCGCCTCGCGCTCAGCGGTTTGTCGGGCGATATCCAGCAGGGCGACGCCGAAGACCTGCCCTTCCCCGACAATCACTTCGACCTGGTCTACTCCTGGGGAGTGCTGCATCACACTCCCAACACCGAGCGCACGTTCGATGAAGCCTTCCGCGTACTGAAGCCCGGCGGAAAAATTACGATCATGTTGTACAACCGTCACTCCATCGTGGCATGGCGGGTGTGGCAGAAGTTCGCTCTGCGCGCCGGTCGTCCTTTCCGCAGTCTTACTGACGTTATCGCCCACAACGTGGAAAGCGCGGGCACAAAAGCGTACACGCAGAAGGAATTACCCAGGATGTTTCACCGGTTTTCGAATGTAACCGTGGAGCCCGTGCTGACCCCGTACGATCTCCGCCGCCTGCCCTCCTGGCTACGCCTCTGGCTGCCCGCGGCCTGGGGCTGGTTCCTGGTGGTCAACGGTTGTAAACCGTAG
- a CDS encoding right-handed parallel beta-helix repeat-containing protein — translation MLERIVVRLFVTFFLLLQFTAAQSVATNPAGSQTIVQPANPYLSVSRLEQVRYCDQFGGADAAAQIAACIADVENIGGGVADARALAGNQSGASGFSVGDGTNPVLLLLGQVTLTLSGGITVNSNSAIQCMSQGSTIRAGANLTAQVVTLGGINPQVKYCKVDGGAYALNAIYAGDNVTNFLIKENECTNTSSAANADCISVISVSGTSTGKILGNLVHDWGASGGAIALRGATDTEVGGNVLYGGGGSATGHAAIQLGGTIRANIHHNHVKSNSNWGTSCFRDIAPIFDSNQVAGNYNRGMECDCAYAPVWNGNTIRGPAASGYAAIEAEASPFARITGNTVDSAYEFGVHLFGRLGVDEVLLGDAETNWTCSPNVACSLDGTDKKGGAFSVKMVIGSGFASGTIAYGATTAARDVTSYLQIRMWLKSDRRIMPGTLAVRLSATTSFTDNVVQEPLPGLYANQWTQLYVPMRVYWNKRGMPHINSVGLVTLGAIGSLTLHVDDIQVENLATHSLVSGNVLTKVGVCYVGLDGTVSDSDIDYNTMLDAGVWGVSTSGTTGICNTTSGGNAGTGNRFIGNSIRTPLEGSTLGNLIGIDERGSGTYIAYNTLVGFPAGQDIYNAGTNTVLVGNRRADTDATFRVSTDILFTATTFATLGAPANGTIKYCSNCTIANPCAGGGTGAIAKRLNGVWVCN, via the coding sequence ATGCTTGAGCGAATCGTTGTGCGCCTCTTTGTGACATTTTTTCTCTTGTTGCAGTTTACTGCCGCTCAAAGCGTGGCAACGAACCCCGCTGGCTCGCAGACCATTGTTCAGCCTGCTAACCCGTACCTTAGTGTGAGCCGGTTGGAGCAGGTTCGCTACTGTGACCAGTTCGGCGGTGCCGACGCCGCCGCGCAAATCGCTGCCTGTATTGCCGACGTGGAGAATATAGGAGGCGGCGTCGCCGATGCGCGCGCACTGGCCGGAAACCAGAGCGGGGCATCAGGCTTCAGTGTGGGAGACGGAACGAATCCCGTCCTGCTGCTGTTGGGGCAGGTAACCCTCACGCTGTCGGGTGGAATCACCGTAAATTCCAATTCTGCGATTCAATGCATGAGCCAAGGTTCCACCATACGAGCCGGAGCCAACCTGACTGCACAGGTCGTAACCCTTGGCGGCATAAACCCGCAGGTGAAGTACTGCAAAGTGGATGGAGGCGCTTACGCGCTTAACGCCATCTACGCAGGGGATAACGTCACCAATTTCCTCATCAAGGAAAACGAATGCACCAATACGAGTTCCGCCGCCAACGCCGACTGTATCTCCGTGATTTCCGTGTCCGGAACCTCCACCGGAAAGATCCTCGGTAACTTGGTGCATGATTGGGGGGCCAGCGGCGGGGCCATCGCTCTGCGCGGGGCGACGGACACGGAAGTGGGGGGAAATGTCCTGTACGGAGGTGGCGGCAGCGCTACCGGACATGCCGCCATACAGCTTGGCGGCACGATCCGTGCCAACATCCACCACAACCATGTCAAGAGCAACTCCAACTGGGGTACCAGCTGTTTCCGGGATATTGCTCCCATCTTCGACAGCAACCAGGTAGCCGGCAACTACAATCGCGGTATGGAATGCGACTGCGCGTACGCACCGGTTTGGAACGGTAACACCATAAGGGGTCCGGCCGCATCGGGCTATGCCGCCATAGAAGCGGAGGCTTCCCCTTTCGCTCGGATAACCGGCAATACCGTTGATAGCGCGTACGAGTTTGGAGTTCACCTGTTTGGCCGCCTAGGGGTTGACGAAGTCCTTCTCGGCGATGCTGAGACCAACTGGACTTGTTCCCCTAACGTTGCCTGCTCACTGGATGGCACTGACAAGAAAGGGGGCGCCTTCTCGGTGAAGATGGTGATAGGCTCCGGCTTTGCCAGCGGCACCATTGCCTACGGGGCCACAACGGCTGCGCGCGATGTCACCTCCTACCTGCAAATCAGAATGTGGTTGAAGTCGGATAGGCGCATCATGCCGGGAACGCTGGCCGTGCGGCTCTCTGCCACCACCAGCTTTACCGACAACGTAGTGCAGGAGCCATTGCCGGGTTTGTATGCGAACCAGTGGACGCAGTTATATGTTCCCATGCGCGTGTATTGGAACAAGAGGGGCATGCCCCACATCAACTCCGTAGGGTTGGTGACGCTGGGCGCGATTGGCTCCCTAACGCTGCATGTAGACGACATTCAGGTAGAGAACCTCGCCACACACTCTCTGGTGTCTGGCAACGTACTGACCAAAGTAGGCGTCTGCTATGTGGGTTTGGACGGAACCGTGAGCGATAGCGACATCGACTACAACACCATGCTCGATGCTGGAGTTTGGGGTGTCTCCACTTCGGGGACAACGGGTATTTGTAACACGACTTCAGGAGGCAACGCGGGAACGGGAAATCGCTTCATTGGCAACTCCATTCGTACGCCGCTGGAGGGATCTACGCTGGGGAACTTGATCGGCATTGACGAGCGGGGCAGCGGCACCTATATCGCATATAACACATTAGTTGGGTTTCCAGCGGGGCAGGACATTTACAACGCGGGCACGAACACCGTACTGGTCGGCAACCGCAGGGCGGACACCGACGCCACCTTCCGAGTATCGACGGACATCTTATTCACCGCCACGACGTTCGCCACCCTGGGTGCACCCGCGAACGGCACGATCAAGTACTGCAGCAACTGCACGATTGCCAATCCCTGTGCGGGCGGGGGCACGGGTGCCATCGCCAAACGTCTTAACGGCGTATGGGTTTGTAATTGA
- a CDS encoding lipopolysaccharide biosynthesis protein, giving the protein MDELAEVSVRPEPAFARRAMAVLWSRRRFLLRFTLLGIVVSIVVAFLVPATYESTTKLMPPDTESVGKMGMLMQLVGGSGAGGVAADLLGAKSSGDILVEILQSRMLRDQLINSFDLRKVYSAKLMMDARFTLAQRTKIVQEKKSGVISLTVTDRDPVRAMRLAQTYVDQLDRSINTLNTSSAHRERVFLEERLKGVKQDLDTASRDLSQFASRNTALDPQQQGRAMVDAAARLQGEMIATESELKGLEQVYTPQNIRVRSGRARIAELQRQLDNLGGTAGSLQHRASGYPSIRELPLLGYTYTDLYRRVKIQEAVYETLTKQYELAKVEEAKELPSVSVLDRANLPERKSWPPRRLFVMVGVFLFLAAGSVWVVGQDYWQQLDPQDSRRQLVAEALAGLSVARQDLVGEGVRFNTMLGRLRRRNVPRASNSEDGDSSA; this is encoded by the coding sequence GTGGACGAGTTGGCCGAAGTCAGCGTGCGTCCCGAGCCTGCTTTTGCGCGCCGCGCCATGGCTGTCCTTTGGTCACGCCGCCGTTTTTTGCTCCGCTTCACTCTTCTCGGCATTGTGGTGTCAATCGTCGTGGCCTTCCTGGTCCCCGCGACTTATGAGTCCACGACTAAGCTCATGCCACCCGACACCGAGTCGGTGGGCAAAATGGGAATGCTGATGCAATTGGTCGGTGGAAGCGGAGCAGGAGGTGTGGCAGCCGATTTGCTTGGTGCGAAGAGTTCCGGAGACATACTCGTCGAGATCCTCCAGAGCCGCATGTTGCGGGACCAACTCATCAACAGCTTCGACCTGCGCAAGGTCTACAGCGCCAAGCTGATGATGGACGCTCGGTTTACTCTCGCGCAGCGTACCAAGATCGTTCAGGAGAAGAAGAGCGGTGTCATCAGTCTCACAGTTACCGACCGCGATCCGGTCCGCGCCATGCGCCTGGCCCAAACCTACGTCGATCAACTGGACCGCTCGATCAATACCCTGAATACTTCTTCTGCTCACCGCGAGCGGGTATTTCTCGAGGAGCGGCTCAAAGGCGTCAAACAGGACTTAGATACCGCCAGCCGCGACCTGAGCCAGTTCGCCAGCAGGAACACCGCCTTGGACCCACAGCAACAGGGCCGAGCCATGGTTGATGCTGCCGCACGCCTGCAAGGCGAGATGATTGCCACAGAATCCGAGCTCAAGGGTTTGGAGCAGGTGTACACGCCGCAGAACATACGTGTGCGTAGCGGCCGCGCTCGAATTGCCGAGCTGCAACGACAGCTCGACAATCTCGGTGGCACCGCCGGCTCATTGCAGCACCGGGCCTCCGGTTATCCGTCCATTCGGGAGCTACCGCTGCTCGGATACACCTACACCGACCTCTACCGCCGCGTCAAAATCCAGGAAGCTGTTTACGAAACGCTCACGAAACAATACGAACTCGCCAAGGTGGAAGAGGCGAAGGAATTGCCCAGTGTTAGCGTGCTGGATCGCGCCAACCTGCCCGAGCGCAAGTCTTGGCCACCGCGCAGGTTGTTTGTGATGGTGGGTGTGTTTTTGTTCCTGGCTGCCGGCTCCGTATGGGTCGTTGGCCAAGATTACTGGCAACAACTCGATCCGCAAGATTCGCGCAGACAATTGGTGGCCGAGGCGCTCGCCGGCCTCAGCGTCGCGCGGCAAGACTTGGTTGGGGAAGGTGTTCGATTCAACACGATGCTTGGGCGCCTCCGTCGTCGGAATGTGCCCCGTGCTTCAAATTCGGAGGATGGCGATTCCTCCGCCTAG